One window of the Candidatus Izemoplasmatales bacterium genome contains the following:
- a CDS encoding ABC transporter ATP-binding protein translates to MSYVIEMLEVCKNFGTLKANDHVTFQLRSGEVHALVGENGAGKSTLMSILFGLYAADGGEIRYKGDRVEIKNPNDANRLRIGMVHQHFKLVDVFTVTENIILGNEDTQFGFLTKKEARQKIVALSERYKLTVDPDALIKDISVGMQQRVEILKMLYRDADILIFDEPTAVLTPQEIDELMITIRNFAKEGKSIVIITHKLNEVMAVADRCTVLRKGKCIGTVDVKDTTVAILAEMMVGRKVSFTVDKNPQVLKDEIFRAENVSFFSKEKNRMMVDDVSFAIHGGEILGIAGIEGNGQTELVNVITGLRRQTSGRFFLQGKDMTEAPIRERLEGGMGHIPEDRHKHGLVLDFNLAENLVLESYYLPRFQNRGFIRFDAVMENAKDLIGRFDIRSAAGPDSVVRSMSGGNQQKAIISREISRDPDLLVAVQPTRGLDVGAIEYIHDQLLKERDSGKAILLVSLELDEVMNLSDRILVIFEGRIVAELDPVKTSFHEIGLYMSGSKPEVKTDVAA, encoded by the coding sequence ATGTCCTATGTCATCGAAATGCTCGAGGTCTGCAAGAACTTCGGCACGCTCAAGGCGAACGACCACGTGACCTTCCAGCTCCGATCCGGGGAAGTCCACGCCCTCGTGGGCGAGAACGGCGCCGGCAAGAGCACGCTCATGTCGATCCTCTTCGGCCTCTACGCCGCTGACGGCGGCGAGATCCGTTACAAAGGCGATCGGGTCGAGATCAAGAATCCCAACGATGCCAACCGTCTTCGCATCGGGATGGTCCACCAGCACTTCAAACTGGTGGATGTTTTCACCGTCACGGAAAACATCATCCTCGGCAACGAAGATACGCAATTCGGTTTTCTCACCAAAAAAGAAGCCCGCCAGAAAATCGTCGCGCTGAGCGAACGGTACAAGCTGACCGTCGACCCCGACGCGCTGATCAAGGATATATCCGTCGGCATGCAGCAGCGCGTCGAGATCCTGAAGATGCTCTACCGCGACGCCGACATCCTCATCTTCGACGAGCCCACCGCGGTCCTCACTCCGCAGGAGATCGACGAACTGATGATCACCATCCGAAACTTCGCGAAGGAAGGCAAGTCGATCGTCATCATCACGCATAAACTGAACGAGGTCATGGCCGTCGCCGACCGCTGCACGGTGCTCCGCAAGGGGAAATGCATCGGCACCGTCGACGTCAAGGACACGACCGTCGCCATTCTCGCGGAAATGATGGTCGGACGCAAGGTCAGCTTCACCGTCGACAAGAATCCGCAGGTTCTCAAGGACGAGATCTTCCGGGCCGAGAACGTTTCCTTCTTCAGCAAGGAGAAGAACCGGATGATGGTCGACGACGTCAGCTTCGCCATCCACGGCGGCGAGATCCTCGGCATCGCCGGGATCGAGGGCAACGGTCAGACGGAACTCGTGAACGTCATCACCGGATTGCGACGCCAGACGTCCGGACGGTTCTTCCTGCAGGGGAAGGACATGACCGAAGCGCCGATCCGCGAGCGACTCGAGGGCGGCATGGGTCACATTCCCGAAGACCGCCACAAGCACGGGCTGGTGCTCGATTTCAACCTCGCCGAGAACCTCGTGCTCGAATCCTACTATCTCCCCCGCTTCCAGAACCGCGGCTTCATCCGCTTCGACGCCGTCATGGAGAACGCGAAGGACCTGATCGGCCGTTTCGACATCCGTTCCGCCGCAGGTCCCGATTCGGTCGTCCGTTCGATGTCGGGCGGCAACCAGCAGAAGGCGATCATCTCGCGCGAGATCTCACGCGATCCCGACCTGCTCGTCGCAGTCCAGCCGACGCGTGGCCTCGACGTCGGCGCGATCGAGTACATCCACGACCAGCTTCTGAAGGAACGCGACTCGGGAAAGGCGATTCTGCTCGTCAGCCTCGAACTCGACGAGGTCATGAACCTTTCCGACCGCATCCTCGTCATCTTCGAAGGCAGGATCGTCGCCGAACTCGACCCCGTCAAGACGTCATTCCACGAGATCGGACTCTACATGTCCGGATCGAAGCCGGAGGTGAAGACCGATGTCGCGGCATGA
- a CDS encoding DNA polymerase III subunit alpha, with amino-acid sequence MHAFDLFIQTGYSFNGSLVDVDRLVERAKGAGFTALGIADDRNMFAALKFYRKCVDSGIKPIIGMAFPTIAGEGTELPFSAFAKNAEGYRNLIRLASRLGTGEKNLGLEVLAQHASGLFFVSPTAHGALSDLIAQGDLPQAIDLWRTVVRTLPDAWLGLDLNDFQSELKIAPALGEVGRPVAFNRVRYMDRDDIPASRILQAILSDQKVLNEGLFLSEDAVYDFKTPERLERLFADYPAAVENAVGLIDSVELSIDFRSRRLPRYPLGPGLTAAGELRRMAEKGLARRLATTPPDRLRHSAEEYRKRLDWELATIETMGYSDYFLVVWDFVLHAKKKGILVGPGRGSAAGSLTSYVLGIVDVDPLLHNLFFERFLNPERITMPDIDMDFPDDRRDEVIRYVADKYGKEHVANIVAFGTFQGKSAIREVARILKTPEAVVGELAGSVSETANSIAEFKAKEPEKYRYLSANPIVSDLLSTAEKLVDLPKHLSTHAAGIVITDEPITDFAPVRAGLLDMNQTQYEASDLEAIGLLKIDFLGISNLTSIDRVLRLVEAETGTKPDIYRIPMDDPKTFRLLQDVSVLGVFQLESDGMMNLLRQMQVKNFDDISAAIALFRPGPMANIPTYLERRGGKAKVTYPDPLLEDILKDTYGIIVYQEQIMQIANQYAGYSLGEADVLRRAVSKKKEDVLVREREKFVRKCVERNHAPAVADGIYDYIVRFADYGFNKSHSVAYALVAYWMAYLKANHPFEFMAVLLDAAVGSAAATHDYVRECRKLGIRVLPPDINRSGARFRIEKEGLRLPFQGIRGIGPVIAKKIEEVRGDEPFADFIDFMRRAGDVNAKAVESLIMVGAFDAFGKNRATLAANQKQIANYMSFGEYSDTTRFVYIDAPEYDYATLQEKEKELLGINLTHHPLNRHQERLEALGIGTVSDALHAAGGPARFAGMVARINRIKTKGGEAMAFVEIEDQLTSAEGVLFPRTFARAQAKLEKGAVLIFTGRLETKNDKKQFVIDDVKDVG; translated from the coding sequence ATGCACGCATTCGATCTTTTCATCCAGACCGGATACTCGTTCAACGGCTCGCTGGTCGACGTCGACCGACTCGTCGAACGGGCGAAAGGGGCGGGATTCACCGCGCTCGGGATCGCCGACGACAGAAACATGTTCGCGGCGCTCAAATTTTACCGGAAGTGCGTGGATTCCGGCATCAAGCCGATCATCGGAATGGCGTTTCCGACGATCGCCGGCGAGGGGACGGAACTCCCCTTTTCGGCGTTCGCGAAAAACGCCGAGGGTTATCGGAATCTGATCCGCCTGGCTTCACGATTGGGAACCGGGGAGAAGAACCTCGGACTGGAGGTCCTCGCGCAGCATGCGTCCGGACTCTTCTTCGTGTCGCCGACGGCCCACGGCGCGCTTTCGGATCTGATCGCGCAGGGCGATCTCCCGCAGGCGATCGACCTTTGGCGCACGGTCGTCCGGACGCTTCCCGACGCCTGGCTCGGTCTCGACCTGAACGATTTCCAGAGCGAACTGAAGATCGCTCCGGCACTCGGCGAAGTCGGTCGTCCGGTCGCGTTCAACCGCGTCCGCTACATGGATCGGGACGACATTCCCGCCAGCCGCATCCTCCAGGCGATCCTTTCCGATCAGAAGGTCCTGAACGAGGGCTTGTTCCTGTCGGAAGACGCGGTCTACGACTTCAAGACGCCAGAACGGCTCGAGCGGCTCTTCGCCGACTACCCGGCCGCCGTCGAAAACGCGGTCGGGCTGATCGATTCCGTCGAGCTTTCCATCGATTTCAGGAGCCGCCGGCTTCCGCGCTATCCGCTCGGTCCGGGACTGACCGCGGCCGGCGAGCTTCGCAGGATGGCGGAGAAGGGACTCGCCCGCCGCTTGGCGACGACGCCCCCGGACCGGCTCCGCCATTCCGCCGAGGAATATCGCAAGCGCCTCGACTGGGAACTCGCGACGATCGAGACGATGGGGTATTCGGATTATTTCCTGGTCGTCTGGGACTTCGTCCTCCACGCCAAGAAGAAAGGCATCCTGGTCGGCCCCGGCCGCGGCTCGGCCGCAGGGTCGCTCACAAGTTACGTGCTCGGCATCGTCGACGTCGATCCGCTCCTGCACAACCTGTTCTTCGAACGTTTCCTCAACCCGGAACGCATCACGATGCCCGACATCGACATGGACTTTCCGGACGACCGTCGCGACGAGGTGATCCGCTACGTCGCCGACAAGTACGGCAAGGAACACGTCGCCAACATCGTCGCGTTCGGCACCTTTCAAGGAAAGAGCGCGATCCGCGAGGTCGCGCGGATCCTGAAGACGCCCGAGGCGGTCGTCGGCGAACTCGCCGGATCGGTGAGCGAGACCGCCAACTCGATCGCCGAGTTCAAGGCGAAGGAACCCGAGAAATACCGCTACCTGTCCGCCAATCCGATCGTGTCCGACCTCCTGTCGACCGCCGAGAAGCTGGTCGACCTGCCGAAGCACCTGTCGACCCACGCGGCCGGGATCGTGATCACGGACGAGCCGATCACCGACTTCGCGCCCGTCCGAGCGGGTCTCCTCGACATGAACCAGACGCAGTACGAAGCTTCCGACCTCGAGGCGATCGGTCTCCTCAAGATCGACTTCCTCGGCATCTCGAATCTGACTTCGATCGACCGCGTGCTCCGGCTCGTCGAGGCCGAGACCGGGACGAAGCCCGACATCTACCGCATCCCGATGGATGATCCGAAGACCTTCCGGCTGCTTCAGGACGTCTCCGTCCTCGGCGTCTTCCAACTCGAATCCGACGGCATGATGAACCTCCTCCGACAGATGCAGGTGAAAAACTTCGACGACATCTCGGCGGCGATCGCGCTCTTCCGTCCGGGGCCGATGGCGAACATCCCGACCTACCTCGAGCGCCGCGGCGGGAAGGCGAAGGTGACCTATCCCGACCCGCTCCTCGAGGACATTCTTAAAGATACCTATGGGATCATCGTCTACCAGGAACAGATCATGCAGATCGCGAACCAGTACGCCGGCTACTCGCTCGGCGAGGCCGACGTGCTGCGCCGCGCGGTTTCGAAGAAGAAGGAAGACGTGCTCGTCCGCGAGCGCGAGAAGTTCGTCCGCAAGTGCGTCGAGCGGAATCACGCCCCCGCGGTCGCGGACGGCATCTACGACTACATCGTCAGGTTCGCCGACTACGGCTTCAACAAATCCCATTCCGTCGCCTATGCCCTCGTCGCCTACTGGATGGCGTACCTGAAGGCGAACCATCCGTTCGAATTCATGGCGGTCCTGCTCGACGCCGCCGTCGGCTCGGCCGCGGCGACGCACGACTACGTGCGGGAATGTCGGAAACTCGGCATCCGCGTCCTGCCTCCGGACATCAACCGCTCCGGGGCCCGCTTCCGGATCGAGAAGGAAGGTCTCCGCCTCCCCTTCCAGGGCATCCGCGGCATCGGCCCGGTGATCGCGAAGAAGATCGAGGAGGTCCGCGGCGACGAACCGTTCGCCGACTTCATCGACTTCATGCGCCGTGCCGGCGACGTCAACGCCAAGGCGGTGGAAAGCCTGATCATGGTGGGCGCCTTCGACGCCTTCGGGAAGAACCGCGCCACGCTCGCGGCGAACCAGAAGCAGATCGCCAACTACATGTCCTTCGGCGAATATTCCGACACGACCCGCTTCGTCTACATCGACGCCCCCGAGTACGATTACGCCACTCTCCAGGAAAAGGAGAAGGAGCTGCTCGGCATCAACCTGACGCACCATCCGCTCAACCGCCATCAGGAACGGCTGGAGGCGCTGGGGATTGGGACGGTTTCCGACGCCCTTCACGCCGCCGGCGGGCCGGCGCGGTTCGCCGGCATGGTCGCCCGCATCAATCGGATCAAGACCAAGGGCGGCGAGGCGATGGCCTTCGTCGAGATCGAGGACCAGCTGACGTCCGCCGAAGGCGTCCTGTTCCCGCGGACCTTCGCCCGCGCCCAGGCGAAACTCGAGAAAGGAGCCGTCCTGATCTTCACCGGACGGCTGGAGACGAAGAACGACAAGAAGCAGTTCGTCATCGACGACGTCAAAGACGTCGGATGA
- a CDS encoding BMP family ABC transporter substrate-binding protein, which produces MRKALLALALALISVFTLVACGETTYEIAMVTDSGGIDDKSFNQGTWEGIIRYAEENDKTYKYYKPAEVSDAAYLAAIKLAVDGGAKIVITPGYLFETSINDAQTLYPEVKFVLIDGEPHTADNPDTEAYDPIYETKSNTLCILFDENEAGFYAGYAAVQGGLDNLGFFGGMAVPAVVRFGVGYVAGAYYAADELDVAITFDATHYHYLGSFAPSDDAKNLARTWFNAGVDVIFAAAGGAGSSAMLAAEEVTGKYTIGVDKDQSTESLTVVTSALKGVGEAAYQALEDYYGGTFVGGRTISLGSAEGGVALPSDFSRFGTSATAVAAAYDSLFDLVVAGTVVVPTNDAASLAAFLTNLGVDAAQVTAICDAAE; this is translated from the coding sequence ATGAGAAAGGCACTACTCGCACTTGCATTGGCCCTGATTTCGGTGTTCACGCTCGTCGCTTGCGGCGAAACGACCTACGAAATCGCCATGGTCACCGACTCCGGTGGAATCGATGACAAGTCGTTCAACCAGGGAACCTGGGAAGGCATCATCCGTTATGCCGAAGAGAACGACAAGACGTACAAGTACTACAAGCCGGCCGAAGTCTCCGACGCCGCCTACCTCGCCGCGATCAAGCTCGCCGTCGACGGCGGAGCCAAGATCGTCATCACCCCCGGTTACCTCTTCGAAACTTCCATCAACGACGCCCAGACGCTTTACCCCGAAGTGAAGTTCGTCCTCATCGACGGCGAACCGCACACCGCCGACAACCCGGATACCGAGGCCTACGACCCGATCTATGAAACCAAGTCCAACACCCTCTGCATCCTGTTCGACGAGAATGAAGCCGGCTTCTACGCCGGATACGCCGCCGTCCAGGGCGGACTCGACAACCTCGGCTTCTTCGGCGGAATGGCCGTCCCGGCCGTCGTCCGCTTCGGAGTCGGCTATGTCGCCGGTGCCTACTACGCGGCCGATGAACTCGACGTCGCCATCACCTTCGACGCCACCCATTATCATTATCTTGGCTCGTTCGCTCCGTCGGATGACGCCAAGAACCTCGCCCGCACGTGGTTCAACGCGGGTGTCGACGTGATCTTCGCCGCCGCCGGCGGCGCCGGATCGTCCGCGATGCTCGCGGCCGAGGAAGTCACCGGCAAGTACACGATCGGCGTCGACAAGGATCAGTCCACCGAATCGCTGACCGTCGTCACCTCCGCCCTCAAGGGCGTCGGCGAAGCGGCCTACCAGGCGCTTGAAGACTACTACGGCGGAACCTTCGTCGGTGGCAGAACGATCTCCCTCGGCTCGGCCGAAGGCGGCGTCGCGCTCCCCTCGGACTTCTCCAGATTCGGCACTTCGGCAACGGCCGTCGCCGCTGCGTATGACAGCCTCTTCGACCTCGTCGTCGCCGGCACCGTCGTCGTTCCGACGAACGACGCCGCCAGCCTCGCGGCGTTCCTGACCAACCTCGGCGTCGATGCCGCCCAGGTCACCGCGATCTGCGACGCAGCCGAATAA
- a CDS encoding ABC transporter permease — protein MSRHDSRIARFFRRVAAAFARFFAGPSFKRAIPSFLAIGAGLVFGIFTMFLIWLLVKLNVFHVVNDPQLLRGIGKLLAGGFNNGMNSIGYMLYRAAPLILTGLAVGFAFKTGLFNIGAPGQLVFGALAAIVIGLKLSMPAPWHWMLCLVGGMAAGSLWGFIVGFLKSVFNVHEVVASIMMNYIAMYFAFWALDAFDLRLRFVDSISGAISLAPYTATLAQTAWLPRGLSEIFGGYTINIGILIALAAVAVMYVVLNRTTLGYQLKAAGFNRDASKYAGMNTKRDIMISMAISGLLAGLAGAIIIMVPDKKMFTDQATMSSEFMSIGFDGISIALLGLSEPIGVGLAGLFLAYIRIGGDYLDIANYMKELADVITSVIIYFSALSVALYQFIQKRKKKKAVDAAAANGGDER, from the coding sequence ATGTCGCGGCATGATTCTCGCATCGCCCGATTCTTCCGACGCGTCGCCGCCGCATTCGCGCGGTTCTTCGCCGGTCCGTCCTTCAAGCGCGCGATTCCTTCGTTCCTGGCGATCGGCGCCGGCCTCGTCTTCGGCATCTTCACGATGTTCCTGATCTGGCTGCTCGTCAAACTCAACGTCTTCCACGTCGTGAACGACCCGCAGCTTCTCCGGGGGATCGGCAAACTCCTCGCCGGAGGCTTCAACAACGGCATGAACAGCATCGGCTACATGCTGTATCGCGCCGCACCGCTGATCCTCACCGGTCTCGCGGTCGGCTTCGCCTTCAAGACCGGTCTCTTCAACATCGGCGCCCCGGGACAGCTCGTCTTCGGCGCCCTTGCGGCGATCGTCATCGGGCTCAAGCTGTCGATGCCGGCGCCGTGGCACTGGATGCTCTGCCTCGTCGGCGGGATGGCGGCGGGATCCCTCTGGGGGTTCATCGTCGGCTTCCTCAAGTCGGTCTTCAACGTCCACGAGGTCGTCGCCTCGATCATGATGAACTACATCGCGATGTACTTCGCCTTCTGGGCGCTCGACGCGTTCGACCTGCGGCTTCGATTCGTAGATTCCATTTCAGGCGCGATTTCGCTTGCGCCGTATACCGCGACGCTCGCCCAGACGGCCTGGCTTCCGCGCGGATTGTCCGAGATCTTCGGCGGCTATACCATCAACATCGGCATCCTGATCGCGCTCGCCGCGGTCGCCGTCATGTACGTCGTCCTGAACAGGACCACGCTCGGCTACCAGCTGAAGGCCGCCGGCTTCAACCGCGACGCCTCCAAGTACGCCGGCATGAACACGAAGCGCGACATCATGATTTCGATGGCGATCTCCGGATTGCTCGCCGGCCTCGCCGGTGCGATCATCATCATGGTTCCCGACAAGAAGATGTTCACCGACCAGGCGACGATGTCCTCGGAGTTCATGTCGATCGGCTTCGACGGCATCTCGATCGCCCTGCTCGGCCTCTCCGAACCGATCGGCGTCGGCCTCGCCGGCCTCTTCCTCGCCTACATCCGGATCGGCGGCGACTACCTCGACATCGCCAACTACATGAAGGAACTCGCCGATGTGATCACTTCGGTCATCATCTACTTCAGCGCCCTCTCGGTCGCGCTCTACCAGTTCATCCAGAAACGCAAGAAGAAGAAAGCCGTCGATGCGGCTGCGGCGAACGGAGGTGACGAGCGATGA
- a CDS encoding ABC transporter permease — protein MIPITGALAYDLFTSTLETMIPLLIVAIGAMICEKSGVTNIALEGIMIFGAFVGCWFVKIVEPETLVLAAQQTNWEKSVLFLGGALIGGIAGLLFSWLHAYASISMKADQTISATALNLVAPAIAIFVARSVIGGRHIEYKTTFKMAEVGSFADIPVIGDLFFKNVNVGFYLGIVILLLAYVFLYKTKTGLRLMACGENPHAADSLGVNIYKIRYGAVLTSGFLGGLGGFVFAVSMGKSFEGTVSGFGFLAIAVLIFGNWRPFRVLFAAFFFGLMKTVAISYSAIPFLSALNINTNLYKMIPYVATLFVLIATSKSSHAPKAAGKIYDQGTR, from the coding sequence ATGATCCCGATCACCGGAGCGCTCGCGTACGACCTCTTCACGTCCACTCTGGAAACGATGATCCCGCTTCTGATCGTCGCCATCGGCGCGATGATCTGCGAGAAGTCCGGCGTCACCAACATCGCCCTCGAGGGCATCATGATTTTCGGCGCGTTCGTCGGCTGCTGGTTCGTCAAGATCGTCGAGCCGGAAACACTCGTCCTCGCCGCGCAGCAGACGAACTGGGAGAAGAGCGTCCTGTTCCTCGGAGGCGCGCTCATCGGCGGCATCGCCGGCCTGCTCTTCTCGTGGCTCCACGCCTACGCGTCGATCTCGATGAAGGCCGACCAGACGATCTCCGCGACGGCTCTCAACCTGGTCGCCCCGGCGATCGCGATCTTCGTCGCCCGATCCGTCATCGGCGGCCGCCACATCGAATACAAGACGACCTTCAAGATGGCGGAGGTCGGCTCCTTCGCCGACATCCCCGTCATCGGCGACCTCTTCTTCAAGAACGTGAACGTCGGCTTCTACCTCGGCATTGTCATCCTTCTTCTCGCGTACGTCTTCCTCTACAAGACGAAGACGGGACTCCGGCTGATGGCCTGCGGCGAGAATCCGCATGCCGCGGACTCGCTCGGCGTCAACATCTACAAGATCCGCTATGGCGCCGTCCTCACCTCCGGGTTCCTCGGCGGCCTCGGCGGCTTCGTCTTCGCCGTCTCGATGGGCAAGTCGTTCGAAGGGACCGTTTCCGGCTTCGGCTTCCTCGCCATCGCCGTCCTCATCTTCGGCAACTGGCGACCGTTCCGCGTCCTCTTCGCGGCATTCTTCTTCGGTCTCATGAAGACGGTCGCGATCTCCTACTCGGCGATCCCGTTCCTTTCCGCCCTCAACATCAACACCAACCTCTACAAGATGATTCCGTACGTGGCCACGCTCTTCGTCCTGATCGCCACCTCGAAATCGTCGCACGCCCCGAAGGCCGCGGGCAAGATCTACGACCAAGGCACAAGATGA
- the pfkA gene encoding 6-phosphofructokinase, producing the protein MKIAVLTSGGDAPGMNAAIRAVVRTALHYGMEAYGVYNGYRGLVEGDIRQLQRNDVGMVLNRGGTILGSARLDEFRQLEVRQKAVDNLKAFGIDALVTIGGDGTYRGAADLCDMGVNCIGLPGTIDNDLACTEYTIGFFTALNTAIDCIDKLRDTSFSHQRCTVVELMGRHCGDLSIFAGVASGSEIVITEETGFDRKAVLETIRKAKLMRKRHMIVIVAEHMLDVFALAKDIEEYTGYETRATVLGYVQRGGTPAAFDRILASKMGSYAVELVREGAYGKAVCGRGIELFSLDFRTALATTRKRTDLYDYLEKIS; encoded by the coding sequence ATGAAGATAGCGGTCTTGACTTCCGGCGGCGACGCTCCCGGAATGAACGCCGCGATCCGCGCCGTCGTCCGGACGGCGCTGCATTACGGCATGGAGGCCTACGGCGTGTACAACGGCTACCGCGGTCTCGTCGAGGGCGACATCCGCCAGCTCCAGCGCAACGACGTGGGGATGGTCCTCAATCGCGGCGGCACGATCCTGGGATCCGCGCGGCTCGACGAGTTCCGTCAGCTGGAAGTCCGGCAGAAGGCGGTCGACAACCTCAAGGCCTTCGGGATCGACGCGCTCGTGACGATCGGCGGCGACGGCACCTACCGCGGCGCGGCCGACCTCTGCGACATGGGCGTGAACTGCATCGGCCTGCCCGGGACGATCGACAACGACCTCGCCTGCACGGAATACACGATCGGCTTCTTCACGGCGCTCAATACCGCGATCGACTGCATCGACAAGCTCCGCGACACGTCCTTCTCGCACCAGCGCTGCACGGTCGTCGAACTGATGGGACGCCACTGCGGCGACCTCTCGATCTTCGCCGGTGTCGCTTCCGGTTCGGAAATCGTGATCACGGAGGAGACCGGCTTCGACCGCAAGGCGGTACTCGAGACGATCCGCAAGGCCAAGCTGATGCGGAAACGCCACATGATCGTGATCGTCGCCGAGCACATGCTCGACGTCTTCGCGCTCGCCAAGGACATCGAGGAATACACCGGTTACGAGACCCGCGCGACCGTGCTCGGCTACGTCCAGCGCGGCGGCACCCCTGCGGCCTTCGACCGCATCCTCGCCTCCAAGATGGGCAGTTACGCCGTCGAACTGGTCCGGGAGGGTGCTTACGGCAAGGCCGTCTGCGGCCGCGGCATCGAACTCTTTTCGCTCGACTTCCGGACCGCGCTCGCGACGACCCGGAAACGGACCGACCTGTACGATTATCTCGAAAAGATAAGTTGA
- a CDS encoding DUF4080 domain-containing protein, translating into MKIVLCAIDAKYIHPNLALRLIRASCPYPCRLLEFTVKTDPDAIAEAILAEDPDVVGFSVYLWNVKAVKRIAAVLRGRSRARLVAGGPEVAYDAERHLFEGTFDFIASGEGERTFAALCKALADESPWREIPGLAWRDSTGIHVNPAVPIANLRALPSPYRDPDDLPGLAHRIQYLEWSRGCPFACTYCVAPLEGGVRRFPIERVEAEIDFLLDRGARTFKFLDRSFNVRPAEASALFDFVIACHRPGVVFQFEIVGDLLKPDMIRRLNEDAPIGLIRFEIGVQSTNAAANAAVARVQDNARLFENVRALVAGGRVVVHLDLIAGLPGEDLASFRRTFDETFSLFAPELQLGFLKMLPGTPLRRDAGRLGYDYDPEPPYRIRKSPVLSADDLARIERVERVLEHFWNRGYAQAALTTIHDAVPSMFSFMESFHDFLDDRDFSFLDHQLHDLYVQLDAFASRTVPAVRDAVRAALVDAYLHRATVRPIRWWI; encoded by the coding sequence ATGAAGATCGTCCTCTGCGCCATCGACGCGAAATACATCCATCCCAACCTCGCGCTCCGCCTGATCCGCGCTTCCTGCCCTTACCCCTGCCGGCTCCTGGAGTTCACCGTCAAGACGGATCCGGACGCGATCGCCGAAGCCATCCTCGCCGAAGACCCCGACGTCGTCGGCTTCTCCGTCTACCTCTGGAACGTCAAGGCCGTGAAGCGGATCGCCGCCGTCCTCCGCGGTCGCTCCCGGGCGCGCCTCGTCGCAGGCGGCCCCGAGGTCGCCTACGACGCCGAACGCCACCTTTTCGAAGGAACCTTCGACTTCATCGCGTCGGGCGAGGGCGAGCGCACCTTCGCGGCGCTCTGCAAGGCGCTCGCGGACGAATCCCCGTGGCGCGAAATCCCCGGTCTCGCATGGCGGGATTCCACTGGAATCCACGTGAATCCCGCCGTTCCGATCGCCAACCTCAGAGCGCTTCCGAGTCCGTACCGCGATCCGGATGACCTCCCGGGACTGGCCCATCGGATCCAGTATCTCGAGTGGTCGCGCGGCTGTCCCTTCGCCTGTACCTACTGCGTGGCGCCGCTCGAAGGCGGGGTGCGCCGCTTCCCGATCGAACGCGTCGAGGCGGAGATCGATTTCCTCCTGGACCGCGGGGCGCGCACGTTCAAGTTCCTCGACCGCTCCTTCAACGTCCGGCCAGCGGAGGCTTCGGCGCTGTTCGATTTCGTCATCGCCTGCCATCGACCCGGCGTCGTCTTCCAGTTCGAGATCGTCGGCGATCTCCTGAAGCCGGACATGATCCGTCGCCTGAACGAGGACGCGCCGATCGGACTGATCCGCTTCGAGATCGGCGTCCAGTCGACGAACGCGGCCGCAAATGCGGCCGTTGCGCGCGTCCAGGACAACGCGCGTCTCTTCGAAAACGTCCGTGCGCTCGTTGCGGGGGGAAGGGTCGTCGTCCACCTCGACCTGATCGCGGGTCTTCCGGGCGAGGACCTCGCATCGTTCCGCCGGACCTTCGATGAGACGTTCTCGCTCTTCGCCCCGGAACTCCAGCTCGGTTTCCTGAAGATGCTTCCGGGCACGCCGCTCCGCCGCGACGCCGGGCGGCTCGGCTACGACTACGACCCTGAGCCCCCCTACCGCATCCGAAAAAGCCCCGTCCTGTCGGCCGACGACCTCGCGCGCATCGAACGCGTCGAGCGCGTGCTCGAACATTTCTGGAACCGCGGCTACGCGCAGGCGGCGCTCACGACGATCCATGACGCCGTGCCGTCGATGTTTTCCTTCATGGAGTCGTTCCACGACTTTCTCGACGACCGCGACTTCTCGTTTCTCGACCATCAGCTCCACGACCTCTACGTCCAGCTCGATGCGTTCGCTTCACGGACGGTTCCCGCCGTGCGCGACGCCGTGCGCGCCGCGCTCGTCGACGCCTACCTGCATCGCGCGACGGTTCGGCCGATCCGCTGGTGGATATGA